A part of Paramisgurnus dabryanus chromosome 15, PD_genome_1.1, whole genome shotgun sequence genomic DNA contains:
- the LOC135733089 gene encoding uncharacterized protein: MTKPKFRPCPACQVENQAIRKCCSACYTNLRKTKKMEGLKDRLNNAWGQGVWKNRNASRVVSSAQVAVQKLAALGYMPILFMGRKKKNSLIADINSGIPLNEDTQPFVDAMKKAYEYLLKKQGPQMPPLHPQPDQHIQTPTQPDQQIQPHPDQQIQTQPDQQIQPHPESDQQIQTPIQPDQQIPHHFDQQIQHHSALQIQTHPDQQIQTTTQPDQQIQHHSDQQIQTQTEAQQIDEDVILNLYFLPSPSHVQTHSEAQHLQVQPQPQQIQPLTAKPNPPKNKKGCRKCSRQKVWQYDTIVDERMTGDKAEVKVRWLPCSQCGKAWEDTWEPASQFPS; encoded by the exons ATGACAAAGCCAAAATTCAGACCTTGCCCTGCTTGCCAGGTCGAGAACCAGGCTATCAGGAAGTGCTGCAGCGCCTGCTATACAAACCTCCGCAAGACTAAAAAGATGGAGGGCCTCAAAGACCGCCTGAATAATGCGTGGGGGCAGGGGGTCTGGAAAAACCGGAATGCATCACGAGTGGTGTCTTCTGCTCAAGTTGCA GTGCAGAAACTTGCTGCCTTGGGCTATATGCCCATTTTATTTATGGgcagaaaaaaaaagaattcgTTGATCGCCGATATAAATTCTGGAATACCACTCAATGAGGATACACAACCTTTTGTTGATGCCATGAAGAAGGCTTATGAGTATTTACTTAAAAAGCAAG GACCCCAGATGCCTCCTTTACATCCCCAGCCTGACCAGCATATCCAAACCCCAACCCAGCCTGACCAACAGATCCAGCCCCATCCTGACCAGCAGATCCAAACCCAGCCTGACCAGCAGATCCAGCCCCATCCTGAGTCTGACCAGCAGATCCAAACCCCAATCCAGCCTGACCAGCAGATTCCACACCATTTTGACCAGCAGATCCAGCACCATTCTGCCCTGCAGATTCAGACCCATCCTGACCAGCAGATCCAAACAACAACCCAGCCTGACCAACAGATTCAGCACCATTCCGACCAGCAGATCCAGACCCAGACTGAAGCTCAACAGATAGATGAAGATGTCATCCTCAACCTCTATTTTTTGCCCTCTCCATCCCATGTCCAGACTCACTCTGAAGCTCAACATCTCCAGGTCCAGCCACAGCCCCAGCAAATTCAGCCGCTGACTGCAAAACCAAAccctccaaaaaataaaaaag GGTGCCGAAAATGCAGCAGGCAAAAAGTGTGGCAATACGACACTATCGTTGACGAAAGAATGACAGGG gATAAGGCTGAAGTAAAAGTGCGCTGGTTGCCTTGTTCTCAGTG TGGCAAGGCCTGGGAGGACACATGGGAGCCAGCCAGCCAGTTCCCTTCCTGA